A window of Cohnella herbarum contains these coding sequences:
- a CDS encoding ATP-binding cassette domain-containing protein, which produces MIELKYVDKRYPTSNALLYINGLTIGKGEIVGILGENGSGKTTLLKSIMGIGELQNGEITIEGKPNTDQYERMAFITEEGSFLPDMTPRNYARFLAEFFPRFDRDYYNRLLELYELPPDRKIKTFSKGQKMKLEISAGLSKKADYLLMDEPFVGKDIFSRRDSLKLMMSGLQGDETLLITTHLIDEIENVIDRAIILHKGLIRADLYVDDMREEGKSLADVMQEVRNTKPRYHN; this is translated from the coding sequence ATGATCGAATTGAAATACGTGGATAAACGGTATCCGACAAGCAACGCCTTACTCTACATTAACGGTTTGACGATCGGCAAAGGTGAAATCGTAGGCATCCTAGGGGAGAACGGTAGCGGGAAAACGACGTTGCTTAAGTCGATTATGGGTATCGGCGAGCTGCAGAACGGCGAAATTACGATCGAAGGCAAGCCTAACACCGATCAATACGAGCGAATGGCCTTTATTACGGAAGAAGGCAGCTTTCTTCCGGATATGACCCCTCGGAACTATGCGCGGTTTCTTGCCGAATTTTTTCCGCGGTTTGACCGGGATTACTATAATAGATTGCTGGAGCTGTACGAGCTGCCTCCGGATCGAAAGATCAAAACGTTCTCCAAAGGACAGAAGATGAAGCTGGAGATTAGCGCGGGCTTATCCAAGAAGGCCGATTACCTCCTCATGGATGAGCCGTTCGTAGGAAAGGATATTTTCTCGCGACGCGACTCCCTTAAGCTGATGATGTCCGGTTTGCAGGGCGACGAGACGTTGCTGATTACGACGCACTTGATCGACGAGATCGAGAACGTCATCGACCGTGCGATCATTCTGCACAAAGGGCTGATCAGAGCCGACTTGTACGTTGACGACATGAGGGAAGAGGGCAAAAGCTTGGCAGATGTCATGCAGGAGGTTAGAAATACGAAGCCTCGATATCATAATTGA
- a CDS encoding GntR family transcriptional regulator, whose protein sequence is MLNFYELKLNHKDPVYVQAALYVKRQILLRRAVSGDKLPSRREIAAQLSINPNTVQKAFKLMEDEGYVRTSSTLGSVIYVDENILRQIEDELTRELVKSFVDSAKEVNLSFKSVVELISKHWE, encoded by the coding sequence GTGTTGAACTTCTATGAGCTGAAATTAAATCATAAGGATCCTGTTTACGTGCAGGCGGCCTTATACGTGAAGCGACAAATTTTATTGCGCAGGGCGGTATCCGGAGATAAGCTGCCATCCAGGCGGGAGATCGCCGCTCAGTTGAGCATTAATCCGAACACGGTCCAGAAGGCGTTTAAGTTAATGGAAGATGAAGGTTACGTGCGTACCAGCAGTACGCTAGGAAGCGTGATTTATGTCGACGAGAATATTTTACGCCAGATTGAAGACGAACTGACCAGAGAGCTTGTCAAATCGTTCGTTGATTCGGCCAAAGAAGTCAATTTGTCGTTCAAGTCCGTTGTTGAACTCATCAGCAAACATTGGGAATAA
- a CDS encoding sugar phosphate isomerase/epimerase family protein, with translation MQNYQLKNERIRQAFEQLKKSNPEALRRQRLNLSWSNWGFGMETLQETAARLQRAGIEYIELHGNHYGPDLGYKPAETVDILQSYGIRTAGICGMFSIDNDLSSNKAIQRQAAVDYLKREIEFTSAVGGSYILVVPGAVGRPDKYDNTEIERSVETLRLVADRFVDYNVKGAIEPIRSAETSYVHTISDAQAFIKELNHPGIQHINADVYHMQVEESHIGEALLAAGDQLLNLHMADSNRGALGDGSMDLDTIIMALYVLGFNREGRYVTPEPLGPGGAPYPAMYGKPDKASLDRMVMQTATYFREREDALLK, from the coding sequence ATGCAAAATTATCAATTGAAAAACGAACGAATCCGTCAGGCTTTCGAGCAGCTTAAGAAAAGCAACCCCGAAGCGTTGCGCCGGCAACGGCTAAATCTCTCGTGGAGCAACTGGGGCTTCGGCATGGAGACGCTTCAGGAAACGGCCGCCCGATTGCAGCGGGCGGGAATCGAATACATCGAGCTTCACGGCAATCATTACGGACCGGATCTGGGCTACAAACCCGCCGAGACCGTCGATATATTGCAATCGTACGGGATTCGCACCGCAGGAATATGCGGCATGTTCTCCATCGACAACGATCTCTCCAGCAACAAAGCGATCCAACGCCAAGCGGCGGTCGATTATTTGAAGAGAGAGATCGAGTTCACCTCGGCCGTCGGAGGCTCGTACATTCTTGTCGTTCCCGGCGCCGTCGGCCGTCCCGATAAGTACGACAATACGGAAATCGAGCGAAGCGTCGAAACGTTGCGACTCGTAGCCGACCGTTTCGTCGACTACAACGTCAAGGGCGCGATCGAACCGATCCGTTCGGCGGAAACGAGTTACGTCCATACGATTAGCGACGCGCAAGCGTTCATTAAAGAGTTGAATCACCCCGGCATCCAGCATATCAATGCGGACGTCTACCATATGCAAGTCGAGGAGTCGCACATCGGCGAAGCGCTGCTTGCGGCAGGAGACCAATTGCTTAACCTTCATATGGCGGATAGCAATCGCGGCGCGCTGGGCGACGGCTCCATGGATCTGGATACGATCATTATGGCTTTGTACGTGCTTGGATTTAACCGCGAAGGGCGTTACGTCACTCCCGAACCGCTTGGTCCCGGCGGAGCTCCGTACCCGGCTATGTACGGCAAGCCGGATAAAGCTTCTCTTGACCGTATGGTCATGCAGACGGCCACCTATTTCCGCGAGCGCGAAGACGCGCTTCTGAAGTAA
- a CDS encoding Rrf2 family transcriptional regulator: protein MKQISSRFSIAVHILSLIAISSKDCTGDYIAGSVNTNPVIIRRIMGMLKKAGLVDIRPGVGGASLLKDRDQITLLDVYRAVEVIEDGRLFNFHDEPNPLCPVGRNIEAALRAEMEAAQSAMEQRLAQVNLSQLAAQFV, encoded by the coding sequence GTGAAACAGATTAGTAGCCGATTTTCCATTGCTGTCCACATCCTTTCCCTGATCGCCATCAGCTCCAAAGATTGTACCGGCGACTATATTGCGGGCAGCGTGAATACGAATCCGGTTATCATCCGCAGAATTATGGGGATGCTTAAGAAGGCGGGTTTGGTGGACATTCGTCCCGGCGTAGGTGGCGCTTCGTTGTTGAAGGACCGGGATCAGATCACGCTTCTGGACGTGTATCGCGCCGTGGAAGTGATCGAGGACGGTCGATTGTTTAATTTCCATGACGAGCCGAATCCTCTGTGCCCGGTTGGCCGGAACATTGAAGCAGCTCTTCGCGCCGAAATGGAGGCAGCCCAATCCGCGATGGAACAAAGGTTGGCACAAGTAAACTTAAGCCAGCTGGCAGCCCAGTTTGTTTAA
- a CDS encoding helix-turn-helix domain-containing protein: protein MVQIPFNKSQADLFKDGQSPILLYAGQISNDPSWSFPPHKHDDLCEILYVSEGEGLFVIDNITYTASKGDILVYNGGVLHEERSNPDHPLKTYFCGVGQLRIEGLRDHYLFSPGIRPVIPTGPYSHQVEGYISTLFEELKSQVFGFEIVCQNVLVSLIVSVLRILNSQSEAAPASSPSLGLLIKEYIDINYTRDIPLNEIANRLYISPFYLSHIFKEETGTSPINYLIQRRIGEAKKLLLTTRMPIQEITETVGYSNANYFSTLFKKVTGQSPSQFRKSEAN from the coding sequence ATGGTCCAAATTCCGTTTAATAAAAGCCAAGCCGATTTGTTCAAGGATGGTCAGTCTCCGATCCTGCTCTATGCGGGACAGATTTCGAATGATCCGAGCTGGAGCTTCCCGCCCCATAAGCACGACGATCTGTGCGAGATTCTATACGTCAGCGAAGGCGAAGGCCTGTTCGTCATCGATAATATTACATATACGGCTAGCAAGGGCGATATTCTCGTTTATAACGGCGGCGTCCTTCACGAGGAACGCTCCAACCCGGATCATCCGCTCAAAACTTATTTCTGCGGTGTCGGTCAATTGCGGATTGAGGGGTTGCGGGACCATTATCTCTTTTCTCCGGGTATCCGACCCGTTATTCCAACAGGCCCTTATAGCCATCAAGTCGAAGGGTACATTAGCACGCTGTTCGAGGAATTAAAGTCGCAAGTGTTCGGCTTCGAAATCGTCTGCCAGAACGTACTTGTTTCGCTTATCGTCTCCGTGCTGCGAATTCTGAACTCTCAATCGGAAGCCGCTCCCGCTTCTAGCCCGTCACTTGGTTTATTGATCAAGGAATACATCGACATCAACTATACGCGGGATATTCCTTTGAACGAAATCGCGAACCGTCTCTATATCAGTCCGTTTTATCTCTCTCATATCTTCAAGGAAGAGACGGGCACCTCGCCGATCAATTACTTAATCCAGCGCCGTATCGGCGAAGCGAAGAAGCTATTGCTCACCACCCGGATGCCGATTCAAGAAATCACGGAAACCGTAGGTTATTCCAACGCCAACTACTTCAGCACCTTATTCAAGAAGGTAACCGGGCAGTCCCCAAGCCAATTCCGCAAGAGCGAAGCCAATTGA
- a CDS encoding metallophosphoesterase family protein, giving the protein MILKRKIRQLSKPGPSFKPKSVRKTAAQIVNFTIIGDSHVGYGNGLSIYKNLLSKAVKNGNKKFVIFGGDNKHGSVGTQAETDYKAFKDVATGILGPKNIPFKASIGNWEDNTRVLFKKYLGNVLGQMSFPGTSGKVKYVWLDNAPGKFSFASISLLKSLDPSHFYIIDCHWPLKVSGITVDPTHVLSQEETNHFFNAIPSNVRNNVIAIFTHHAHTFYEKRSNIYPGFTKTKFYVCGCSGAYQCTCNSTRCGRGYYEAVLTLNNNQFDLSVKEVKS; this is encoded by the coding sequence TTGATATTAAAAAGAAAAATTCGACAACTTAGTAAACCCGGCCCTTCTTTCAAGCCCAAATCGGTACGCAAAACCGCTGCTCAAATTGTCAACTTTACCATTATCGGCGATAGCCATGTCGGCTATGGAAATGGATTAAGCATTTATAAAAATCTATTATCCAAAGCGGTTAAAAACGGTAACAAAAAGTTTGTTATTTTTGGAGGGGATAATAAACACGGTTCGGTAGGAACGCAAGCCGAGACGGATTATAAAGCATTCAAAGACGTGGCCACGGGGATTCTGGGACCGAAGAACATCCCCTTTAAGGCTTCAATTGGCAATTGGGAAGATAATACTAGAGTCTTATTCAAAAAGTATTTAGGGAACGTTCTTGGACAAATGAGCTTTCCGGGGACGAGCGGTAAAGTAAAGTATGTCTGGCTGGATAATGCGCCTGGAAAATTCAGTTTTGCAAGCATAAGTTTGCTTAAAAGTTTGGATCCTAGTCATTTCTATATTATCGATTGCCATTGGCCCTTAAAGGTAAGCGGAATTACGGTAGATCCCACGCATGTTTTAAGCCAGGAGGAGACGAATCATTTTTTCAATGCGATTCCTTCCAACGTGAGAAATAACGTGATAGCCATTTTCACTCATCATGCTCACACCTTCTACGAAAAACGAAGTAACATTTACCCGGGATTTACGAAGACTAAATTTTATGTGTGCGGTTGTTCGGGCGCGTACCAATGTACATGTAATTCCACTAGATGCGGTAGAGGCTATTATGAGGCGGTCTTGACGCTCAATAATAATCAATTTGACCTCAGTGTTAAGGAAGTAAAATCTTAA
- a CDS encoding SDR family oxidoreductase has protein sequence MKILVTGVTGKLGSIVIETLLETVPAKDLAVSVRNPEKAESLRVRGVDVRHGDFDQPDTLDTAFAGIDRLLIVSTDGDNETRIRQHAAAVSAAQRAKVGFIAYTSLGNASENPIFLAPVHRATEEAIINTGIPYSFLRNNWYLENEISSIQAVVGGAPWLTSAGSGKVGWATRRDYGQAAAAVLAGEGHENTIYELSGKPATQEQLVSILSGVLGREVPVQQVDDATYAGIMSSAGVPEPVVPFLVGIQSAIREGALDVASNDFQKLLGRPATPLEEALRQIVNDIQS, from the coding sequence ATGAAAATTTTGGTGACGGGCGTAACAGGGAAATTGGGATCGATCGTAATAGAGACGTTATTGGAAACAGTTCCGGCCAAGGATCTAGCCGTCAGCGTTCGCAACCCGGAGAAAGCGGAAAGCCTTCGAGTCCGCGGCGTGGACGTACGGCATGGGGATTTCGACCAACCGGATACGTTGGATACGGCGTTCGCGGGTATCGACCGCCTGTTGATCGTGTCCACGGACGGCGACAACGAAACGCGGATTCGTCAGCATGCCGCTGCCGTATCGGCAGCTCAGCGAGCAAAAGTCGGTTTTATTGCGTATACTAGCCTTGGAAATGCAAGCGAGAATCCGATCTTCCTTGCACCGGTGCATCGCGCCACCGAGGAAGCTATTATTAACACGGGTATTCCGTATTCCTTCCTGCGCAATAACTGGTATTTGGAGAACGAGATCAGCAGCATTCAAGCGGTTGTTGGAGGAGCGCCTTGGTTAACGTCGGCGGGATCCGGCAAAGTAGGTTGGGCGACCCGTCGAGATTACGGGCAAGCAGCCGCGGCGGTACTGGCCGGCGAAGGCCACGAGAATACGATATACGAGTTGTCCGGCAAACCGGCAACGCAAGAACAATTGGTTTCGATCCTTTCCGGAGTCTTGGGTCGCGAAGTTCCCGTTCAACAAGTGGATGACGCCACGTATGCCGGCATCATGAGCAGCGCGGGTGTCCCTGAACCGGTCGTTCCGTTTCTGGTCGGCATTCAGAGCGCGATTCGAGAAGGCGCATTGGATGTCGCGAGCAACGATTTTCAGAAGCTGCTCGGACGTCCGGCCACGCCGCTCGAAGAGGCTCTCCGTCAAATCGTCAACGATATTCAGTCTTAA
- a CDS encoding endo-1,4-beta-xylanase, which translates to MWKKLNAVLAIILSIAIIAPQGWGGSTANAATVGDTVMSSNFDTGTDGWFKRGSETVTQSTQTFQSGTGSLLTTGRNATWNGPGINATDALEKGATYDFSVYAKLKEGTTGAATLELSISQDGLPSDDPVRYAKINSQSVTESGWVELQGRFTVDDRATDYQVYVQSTDSATVDYYIDTFTVKLSPPVTEPETFVLSQSFEDGQTGGWVNLDWDGRVGTTVVSSTYASEGTKSLKFTGRGSRASSPMINLTSLMKSGHMYDLSLKVRLGEGSDTFHIGSKVDSPLLSNKYPWLTDNLAVNSSAWTTFEIKNYEVPADTAEFLIWVESVTTSTSVADIYIDEVVIKEQLDQSGVQSDFEDGQGAWVRRNGSGNISISTNDNHTTDGSNSLLTTVTEQYDGPLLDVMGKMHKNHKYSLSAWVKMAPGQSPAVLRLSVQSGAGSFTNVSPNVTVTSEDWVQLTGTFTVTTTPSELNAYVEAANGYADGRSFYMDDFVLSYVGPVAGPLPIQTDIDHLMAEYADYFKIGAAVEPEQLEGDAHKLLDYHYNSIVAENSTKPGSLNPSEGVWNWTSADKIAQYAKDHSLDFRLHTLVWHDQAATWMFNDDNNQPLAATSENKQLVLGRLTTYIETVLRHFKDMGVTINAIDVVNEVIDPGQPDGMRKSEWYRLTGTDFIKTAFTVARQELPEAKLYINDYNTEDPKKRDFLFNLATSLRGEGVPIDGVGHQTHINISGPSVQQISDSIRKFAEAGFDNQITELDVSIYTSGNTSYDPIPEDILIKQGYRFKELFKELVRLDTMGITVDNPDGWISNVTLWGIADDHTWLHNRDNKIRQDAPFPFNKQHQAKYAYWGMIEAIKTLTPSKLPLTAKSANTAQGTPVIDRVTDSVWHTVPAMKTEQSGTLEADVKTLWDAQNLYVRVAVKDATDTTTDQIELFVDNNGIQKLTFPRNHTSIIEGTGGYVLETAIPLSGNMGKQVKFDVRITDKGINDGSEQGGNGIIVSWSDPRAAQDSDSLGYGVLTYIEATRVASATYGTPAIDGEMDGAWANAPVYTTDVKVEQNNNAVAKAQFRTMWDAQKLYVYAIVTDSALSDAPGNPYEQDSVEIFVDQNNGKTSSYQDDDGQYRINFKNVKTVGGHATQDNYTSATKLTSGGYIVEAAIALDMITPAAGTLIGFDFQVNNDQDGGSRDSVFIWNDPTGQSYTNTSRLGVLELKGPNQSSNPGPGGSSGPGPVDEGTVKVDANGKATVKVGEQAFSEALKNVKDGLLSFDIKLPTEAKSIVATLPVNQVKAATDAGVKRIQLDLGFVKLELPSSLFTGSDQKADIEISVSKVDPSSLPGGIRGQVGDNAVFDFNLSVGGKRISDFGANQGVQVSIPYTLKPGENPEQVVIYYISDSGSLEVIKNARYNPVTKAVEFTAKHFSKYAAAFVQVEFTDLDQSAWAKTSIAALAARGIVKGVSAKSFAPNKEVTRAEFVQMLVQTLDLHAKNTGKSFSDVKEGQWYYDAIMSAHQLGIVKGKQDGSFGIQEKISRQDMVVMTYRALSAAGLKLQPIKEAAAFSDAKVIAGYAQESVAAMQRAGIVEGMADNKFAPMATANRAQAAVILNQLLSLE; encoded by the coding sequence ATGTGGAAAAAGTTAAACGCCGTGTTAGCCATTATCTTAAGTATCGCGATCATTGCGCCTCAGGGTTGGGGAGGATCAACAGCTAATGCCGCTACCGTAGGGGATACTGTTATGAGCAGCAACTTCGATACCGGAACCGATGGTTGGTTCAAAAGAGGATCCGAAACCGTTACGCAAAGCACGCAAACCTTCCAAAGCGGTACCGGCAGCTTGTTGACAACTGGACGTAACGCGACATGGAACGGTCCGGGCATTAACGCAACAGACGCCCTGGAGAAAGGCGCAACCTACGACTTCTCCGTATACGCCAAATTGAAAGAAGGAACGACAGGCGCCGCTACCCTTGAGCTGTCCATTAGCCAAGATGGATTACCGTCCGACGATCCGGTTCGTTATGCAAAAATCAATTCCCAGTCTGTAACGGAATCGGGCTGGGTAGAACTTCAAGGTCGATTTACAGTAGATGATAGAGCTACCGACTATCAAGTGTACGTACAATCCACGGATAGCGCTACGGTTGATTACTACATCGATACCTTTACGGTCAAACTCTCGCCACCTGTTACAGAGCCTGAGACTTTTGTGTTGTCCCAGAGCTTCGAAGATGGCCAAACCGGCGGTTGGGTAAACTTGGATTGGGACGGAAGAGTCGGTACGACGGTTGTTTCTTCGACGTATGCCTCCGAAGGTACCAAATCCTTGAAATTTACCGGACGGGGTTCGAGAGCGAGCAGTCCGATGATCAACTTGACCAGCCTGATGAAATCAGGCCATATGTATGATCTGTCGTTGAAGGTTAGATTGGGCGAGGGAAGCGACACGTTTCATATCGGGTCGAAGGTCGATTCCCCGCTGCTTTCCAACAAATATCCTTGGCTGACCGATAATCTAGCAGTTAATTCGTCCGCTTGGACGACTTTCGAAATTAAGAACTATGAAGTTCCGGCGGATACGGCGGAATTCCTTATTTGGGTGGAGTCCGTAACGACTTCGACTTCCGTAGCGGACATTTACATCGACGAGGTTGTTATTAAGGAGCAATTGGATCAATCGGGTGTTCAGTCCGACTTCGAGGACGGACAAGGAGCGTGGGTACGTCGAAACGGTTCCGGTAATATCAGCATATCAACAAATGACAACCATACGACGGACGGAAGTAACAGCTTGCTGACTACCGTTACCGAGCAATATGACGGTCCGCTGTTGGATGTTATGGGGAAAATGCACAAAAACCACAAGTACAGCTTGTCGGCATGGGTGAAAATGGCTCCCGGCCAGTCTCCTGCCGTTCTGCGACTCTCCGTTCAGAGTGGAGCCGGCTCCTTTACTAACGTATCGCCGAACGTTACGGTTACTTCGGAAGATTGGGTTCAGTTAACCGGTACCTTCACTGTAACTACAACTCCCAGCGAGTTGAACGCCTATGTCGAAGCGGCCAACGGCTATGCGGATGGCAGATCGTTCTATATGGACGATTTCGTATTGTCCTACGTCGGTCCCGTGGCCGGTCCATTGCCTATTCAAACGGACATCGATCACTTGATGGCCGAATATGCCGATTACTTTAAGATCGGTGCCGCCGTTGAACCTGAACAACTCGAAGGCGATGCTCATAAGCTGCTGGACTACCACTACAACTCTATCGTGGCCGAGAACTCCACGAAGCCGGGCTCCTTGAATCCCTCGGAGGGCGTATGGAATTGGACTTCAGCAGACAAAATCGCGCAATATGCGAAGGATCATAGCTTGGACTTCCGGTTGCATACTCTTGTCTGGCATGATCAGGCCGCTACATGGATGTTCAATGATGATAATAACCAGCCTCTTGCGGCAACGTCGGAAAACAAGCAACTGGTGCTTGGCAGATTGACGACTTATATCGAAACCGTATTACGTCACTTCAAGGATATGGGAGTTACGATCAATGCCATTGACGTCGTAAACGAAGTGATCGATCCAGGACAGCCGGACGGGATGAGGAAGAGCGAATGGTACCGACTAACCGGAACGGACTTCATCAAAACGGCGTTTACGGTCGCGCGTCAAGAGCTTCCGGAAGCTAAGCTCTATATCAATGATTACAATACGGAAGATCCTAAGAAACGCGACTTCTTGTTTAATTTGGCTACGAGTTTAAGAGGCGAGGGAGTTCCGATCGATGGCGTGGGCCATCAAACCCACATCAATATCAGCGGGCCTTCCGTTCAACAAATTTCCGATTCGATTCGGAAATTCGCAGAAGCAGGATTTGACAATCAAATTACCGAGCTTGACGTTTCGATCTATACGAGCGGGAACACGAGCTACGATCCGATTCCGGAAGACATTCTTATCAAGCAAGGCTACCGTTTCAAGGAGCTGTTCAAAGAGCTGGTTCGACTAGACACCATGGGCATAACGGTCGATAATCCAGACGGATGGATCAGCAACGTCACGTTGTGGGGCATTGCGGACGATCATACTTGGCTTCATAACAGGGATAATAAGATCCGCCAAGACGCTCCATTCCCGTTCAACAAGCAGCATCAAGCCAAGTACGCTTATTGGGGGATGATCGAGGCGATTAAGACGTTAACGCCTTCCAAGCTACCGTTAACGGCAAAATCGGCCAATACGGCACAGGGGACTCCGGTTATCGATCGTGTCACGGATTCCGTGTGGCATACGGTTCCGGCAATGAAAACCGAGCAATCAGGCACGCTTGAGGCAGACGTGAAAACGCTGTGGGATGCTCAAAACCTCTACGTTCGCGTAGCGGTAAAAGACGCGACGGATACGACAACGGATCAAATCGAGCTGTTCGTCGATAACAATGGCATCCAGAAGCTGACGTTCCCGCGTAACCATACCTCTATAATCGAAGGTACGGGCGGTTATGTACTGGAAACAGCGATTCCCCTGAGTGGAAATATGGGCAAGCAAGTGAAATTCGATGTCAGAATAACCGACAAAGGCATAAACGACGGATCGGAGCAGGGCGGCAACGGAATTATCGTATCTTGGAGCGATCCGCGCGCTGCTCAAGATAGCGATAGCTTAGGCTATGGGGTATTGACTTATATCGAGGCGACTCGGGTAGCAAGCGCTACCTACGGGACGCCTGCAATCGACGGTGAAATGGATGGCGCGTGGGCGAATGCACCTGTATATACTACTGACGTCAAAGTGGAACAGAACAACAACGCGGTCGCCAAAGCTCAATTCCGTACGATGTGGGATGCGCAGAAATTATACGTTTATGCCATTGTAACGGACAGCGCGCTGAGCGATGCCCCCGGTAATCCTTACGAGCAGGACTCGGTAGAAATTTTCGTCGACCAGAACAACGGTAAAACATCTTCCTATCAAGATGATGACGGTCAATACAGGATCAATTTCAAGAACGTTAAGACTGTCGGCGGCCATGCAACGCAAGACAACTACACGTCTGCAACTAAGCTCACCTCCGGAGGTTATATCGTAGAAGCGGCTATCGCGCTGGATATGATTACGCCGGCTGCGGGAACCTTGATCGGATTCGACTTCCAAGTGAATAACGACCAAGATGGCGGCTCCCGCGATAGCGTATTTATATGGAACGATCCTACGGGTCAATCCTACACGAATACTTCGAGGTTAGGCGTATTGGAATTAAAGGGACCTAACCAAAGCTCCAATCCTGGTCCTGGTGGTTCTTCAGGTCCGGGACCTGTAGACGAGGGTACGGTAAAGGTGGATGCCAATGGCAAAGCGACGGTAAAAGTAGGCGAGCAAGCCTTCTCCGAGGCATTGAAAAACGTTAAAGACGGCCTCCTTTCGTTCGATATCAAGTTGCCGACGGAGGCTAAAAGCATCGTGGCTACATTGCCTGTTAATCAGGTGAAGGCTGCGACCGATGCCGGAGTTAAAAGGATTCAGTTGGACTTGGGTTTTGTTAAGCTGGAGCTTCCGAGTTCGTTGTTTACCGGTTCGGATCAGAAAGCGGACATAGAAATAAGCGTAAGCAAAGTAGACCCTTCATCTTTGCCGGGAGGGATTCGAGGCCAAGTCGGAGACAACGCGGTATTCGACTTCAACTTAAGCGTCGGCGGGAAACGAATTAGCGATTTCGGAGCGAACCAAGGGGTTCAAGTTTCGATTCCTTACACTTTGAAGCCGGGAGAGAACCCGGAACAAGTCGTGATCTATTACATTTCGGATAGCGGCAGTCTCGAGGTTATCAAGAACGCTCGTTATAATCCTGTTACTAAAGCGGTTGAATTTACCGCTAAGCATTTCAGCAAATACGCAGCCGCATTCGTTCAGGTGGAATTCACCGATCTCGATCAGTCGGCATGGGCTAAGACCAGCATCGCCGCGCTGGCGGCTCGCGGTATCGTGAAGGGCGTATCGGCTAAATCTTTCGCTCCGAACAAAGAAGTGACGAGGGCGGAATTCGTGCAGATGCTTGTCCAAACCTTAGATCTTCATGCGAAGAATACGGGTAAATCTTTCAGCGATGTTAAGGAAGGCCAATGGTACTACGATGCCATAATGTCGGCTCATCAATTAGGAATCGTCAAAGGCAAGCAAGACGGATCCTTCGGAATCCAAGAGAAGATCAGCCGTCAGGATATGGTGGTCATGACCTACAGAGCGTTATCCGCGGCAGGGCTGAAGTTGCAGCCTATTAAAGAAGCAGCAGCATTCTCGGATGCCAAGGTCATTGCCGGCTATGCGCAAGAATCGGTAGCCGCCATGCAACGTGCCGGTATTGTCGAGGGGATGGCCGACAACAAATTCGCTCCTATGGCTACCGCTAATCGAGCGCAAGCAGCCGTCATTCTTAATCAACTTCTTAGTCTGGAATAG
- a CDS encoding shikimate kinase: protein MDTNMIIPNEEKNIVLIGFMGVGKTTIGLHLAKKLLRDFVDVDQEIEKQHQMPISQIFKTLGEQRFRQMEKDYIVQLCDSSRLKVVSLGGGAFMQDEIRSACLSSSIVIFLDLAWDSWKDRIHLLMDNRPVLQEKSLEEIQELYHSRLQAYSLNHSRVCTDGLKPEEIADRIIDTLKSEYEINVPIHE from the coding sequence ATAGATACGAACATGATTATCCCTAACGAAGAGAAGAATATCGTTTTAATCGGCTTTATGGGAGTAGGTAAAACTACGATCGGACTGCATCTTGCGAAGAAGTTGCTTCGCGATTTCGTCGATGTCGATCAAGAAATCGAAAAACAACATCAAATGCCTATATCGCAGATCTTCAAAACTTTAGGCGAACAACGGTTCAGGCAAATGGAAAAGGACTATATCGTCCAATTGTGCGATAGCTCTCGGTTAAAGGTCGTTTCGCTCGGCGGGGGAGCTTTTATGCAAGATGAAATCAGAAGTGCATGTCTGTCCTCCTCTATCGTCATCTTCTTGGATCTCGCTTGGGATTCTTGGAAAGATCGAATCCATCTCCTCATGGACAACAGACCCGTTTTGCAGGAAAAATCATTAGAGGAAATTCAAGAGCTGTATCATTCTCGCCTACAAGCCTATTCCCTCAATCATTCAAGGGTATGCACCGATGGCTTGAAACCGGAAGAAATTGCCGATCGGATCATTGACACCTTAAAGTCGGAATATGAAATAAACGTGCCTATCCACGAATAA